The Symphalangus syndactylus isolate Jambi chromosome 3, NHGRI_mSymSyn1-v2.1_pri, whole genome shotgun sequence genome has a segment encoding these proteins:
- the HNRNPK gene encoding heterogeneous nuclear ribonucleoprotein K isoform X3, which translates to METEQPEETFPNTETNGEFGKRPAEDMEEEQAFKRSRNTDEMVELRILLQSKNAGAVIGKGGKNIKALRTDYNASVSVPDSSGPERILSISADIETIGEILKKIIPTLEEGLQLPSPTATSQLPLESDAVECLNYQHYKGSDFDCELRLLIHQSLAGGIIGVKGAKIKELRENTQTTIKLFQECCPHSTDRVVLIGGKPDRVVECIKIILDLISESPIKGRAQPYDPNFYDETYDYGGFTMMFDDRRGRPVGFPMRGRGGFDRMPPGRGGRPMPPSRRDYDDMSPRRGPPPPPPGRGGRGGSRARNLPLPPPPPPRGGDLMAYDRRGRPGDRYDGMVGFSADETWDSAIDTWSPSEWQMAYEPQGGSGYDYSYAGGRGSYGDLGGPIITTQVTIPKDLAGSIIGKGGQRIKQIRHESGASIKIDEPLEGSEDRIITITGTQDQIQNAQYLLQNSVKQYSGKFF; encoded by the exons atggaaactgaacagccaGAAGAAACCTTCCCTAACACTGAAACCAATGGTGAATTTG GTAAACGCCCTGCAGAAGATATGGAAGAGGAACAAGCATTTAAAAGATCTAGAAACACTGATGAGATGGTTGAATTACGCATTCTGCTTCAGAGCAAG AATGCTGGGGCAGTGATTGGAAAAGGAGGCAAGAATATTAAGGCTCTCCGTACAGAC TACAATGCCAGTGTTTCAGTCCCAGACAGCAGTGGCCCCGAGCG CATATTGAGTATCAGTGCTGATATTGAAACAATTGGAGAAATTCTGAAGAAAATCATCCCTACCTTGGAAGAG gGCCTGCAGTTGCCATCACCCACTGCAACCAGCCAGCTCCCGCTCGAATCTGATGCTGTGGAATGCTTAAAT TACCAACACTATAAAGGAAGTGACTTTGACTGCGAGTTGAGGCTGTTGATTCATCAGAGTCTAGCAGGAGGAATTATTGGGGTCAAAGGTGCTAAAATCAAAGAACTTcgagag AACACTCAAACCACCATCAAGCTTTTCCAGGAATGCTGTCCTCATTCCACTGACAGAGTTGTTCTTATTGGAGGAAAACCCGATAGGGTTGTAGAGTGCATAAAGATCATCCTTGATCTTATATCTGAG TCTCCCATCAAAGGACGTGCACAGCCTTATGATCCCAATTTTTACGATGAAACCTATGATTATGGTGGTTTTACAATGATGTTTGATGACCGCCGTGGACGTCCAGTGGGATTTCCCATGCGGGGAAGAGGTGGTTTTGACAGAATGCCTCCTGGTCGGGGTGGGCGTCCCATGCCCCCATCTAGAAGAGATTACGATGATATGAGCCCTCGTCGAGGaccacctccccctcctcctggaCGAGGCGGCCGGGGTGGTAGCAGAGCTCGgaatcttcctcttcctccaccaccaccacctagaggggg AGACCTCATGGCCTATGACAGAAGAGGGAGACCTGGAGACCGTTACGACGGCATG GTTGGTTTCAGTGCTGATGAAACTTGGGACTCTGCAATAGATACATGGAGCCCATCAGAATGGCAGATGGCTTATGAACCACAG ggTGGCTCCGGATATG attattccTATGCAGGGGGTCGTGGCTCATATGGTGATCTTGGTGGACCTATTATTACTACACAAGTAACTATTCCCAAAGAT TTGGCTGGATCTATTATTGGCAAAGGTGGTCAGCGGATTAAACAAATCCGTCATGAGTCGGGAGCTTCGATCAAAATTGATGAACCTTTAGAAGGATCCGAAGATCGGATCATTACCATTACAGGAACACAGGACCAGATACAGAATGCACAGTATTTGCTGCAGAACAG tgtGAAGCAGTATTCTGGAAAGTTTTTCTAA
- the HNRNPK gene encoding heterogeneous nuclear ribonucleoprotein K isoform X6, which produces METEQPEETFPNTETNGEFGKRPAEDMEEEQAFKRSRNTDEMVELRILLQSKNAGAVIGKGGKNIKALRTDYNASVSVPDSSGPERILSISADIETIGEILKKIIPTLEEYQHYKGSDFDCELRLLIHQSLAGGIIGVKGAKIKELRENTQTTIKLFQECCPHSTDRVVLIGGKPDRVVECIKIILDLISESPIKGRAQPYDPNFYDETYDYGGFTMMFDDRRGRPVGFPMRGRGGFDRMPPGRGGRPMPPSRRDYDDMSPRRGPPPPPPGRGGRGGSRARNLPLPPPPPPRGGDLMAYDRRGRPGDRYDGMVGFSADETWDSAIDTWSPSEWQMAYEPQGGSGYDYSYAGGRGSYGDLGGPIITTQVTIPKDLAGSIIGKGGQRIKQIRHESGASIKIDEPLEGSEDRIITITGTQDQIQNAQYLLQNSVKQYADVEGF; this is translated from the exons atggaaactgaacagccaGAAGAAACCTTCCCTAACACTGAAACCAATGGTGAATTTG GTAAACGCCCTGCAGAAGATATGGAAGAGGAACAAGCATTTAAAAGATCTAGAAACACTGATGAGATGGTTGAATTACGCATTCTGCTTCAGAGCAAG AATGCTGGGGCAGTGATTGGAAAAGGAGGCAAGAATATTAAGGCTCTCCGTACAGAC TACAATGCCAGTGTTTCAGTCCCAGACAGCAGTGGCCCCGAGCG CATATTGAGTATCAGTGCTGATATTGAAACAATTGGAGAAATTCTGAAGAAAATCATCCCTACCTTGGAAGAG TACCAACACTATAAAGGAAGTGACTTTGACTGCGAGTTGAGGCTGTTGATTCATCAGAGTCTAGCAGGAGGAATTATTGGGGTCAAAGGTGCTAAAATCAAAGAACTTcgagag AACACTCAAACCACCATCAAGCTTTTCCAGGAATGCTGTCCTCATTCCACTGACAGAGTTGTTCTTATTGGAGGAAAACCCGATAGGGTTGTAGAGTGCATAAAGATCATCCTTGATCTTATATCTGAG TCTCCCATCAAAGGACGTGCACAGCCTTATGATCCCAATTTTTACGATGAAACCTATGATTATGGTGGTTTTACAATGATGTTTGATGACCGCCGTGGACGTCCAGTGGGATTTCCCATGCGGGGAAGAGGTGGTTTTGACAGAATGCCTCCTGGTCGGGGTGGGCGTCCCATGCCCCCATCTAGAAGAGATTACGATGATATGAGCCCTCGTCGAGGaccacctccccctcctcctggaCGAGGCGGCCGGGGTGGTAGCAGAGCTCGgaatcttcctcttcctccaccaccaccacctagaggggg AGACCTCATGGCCTATGACAGAAGAGGGAGACCTGGAGACCGTTACGACGGCATG GTTGGTTTCAGTGCTGATGAAACTTGGGACTCTGCAATAGATACATGGAGCCCATCAGAATGGCAGATGGCTTATGAACCACAG ggTGGCTCCGGATATG attattccTATGCAGGGGGTCGTGGCTCATATGGTGATCTTGGTGGACCTATTATTACTACACAAGTAACTATTCCCAAAGAT TTGGCTGGATCTATTATTGGCAAAGGTGGTCAGCGGATTAAACAAATCCGTCATGAGTCGGGAGCTTCGATCAAAATTGATGAACCTTTAGAAGGATCCGAAGATCGGATCATTACCATTACAGGAACACAGGACCAGATACAGAATGCACAGTATTTGCTGCAGAACAG tgTGAAGCAGTATGCAGATGTTGAAGGATTCTAA
- the HNRNPK gene encoding heterogeneous nuclear ribonucleoprotein K isoform X8 gives METEQPEETFPNTETNGEFGKRPAEDMEEEQAFKRSRNTDEMVELRILLQSKNAGAVIGKGGKNIKALRTDYNASVSVPDSSGPERILSISADIETIGEILKKIIPTLEEYQHYKGSDFDCELRLLIHQSLAGGIIGVKGAKIKELRENTQTTIKLFQECCPHSTDRVVLIGGKPDRVVECIKIILDLISESPIKGRAQPYDPNFYDETYDYGGFTMMFDDRRGRPVGFPMRGRGGFDRMPPGRGGRPMPPSRRDYDDMSPRRGPPPPPPGRGGRGGSRARNLPLPPPPPPRGGDLMAYDRRGRPGDRYDGMVGFSADETWDSAIDTWSPSEWQMAYEPQGGSGYDYSYAGGRGSYGDLGGPIITTQVTIPKDLAGSIIGKGGQRIKQIRHESGASIKIDEPLEGSEDRIITITGTQDQIQNAQYLLQNSVKQYSGKFF, from the exons atggaaactgaacagccaGAAGAAACCTTCCCTAACACTGAAACCAATGGTGAATTTG GTAAACGCCCTGCAGAAGATATGGAAGAGGAACAAGCATTTAAAAGATCTAGAAACACTGATGAGATGGTTGAATTACGCATTCTGCTTCAGAGCAAG AATGCTGGGGCAGTGATTGGAAAAGGAGGCAAGAATATTAAGGCTCTCCGTACAGAC TACAATGCCAGTGTTTCAGTCCCAGACAGCAGTGGCCCCGAGCG CATATTGAGTATCAGTGCTGATATTGAAACAATTGGAGAAATTCTGAAGAAAATCATCCCTACCTTGGAAGAG TACCAACACTATAAAGGAAGTGACTTTGACTGCGAGTTGAGGCTGTTGATTCATCAGAGTCTAGCAGGAGGAATTATTGGGGTCAAAGGTGCTAAAATCAAAGAACTTcgagag AACACTCAAACCACCATCAAGCTTTTCCAGGAATGCTGTCCTCATTCCACTGACAGAGTTGTTCTTATTGGAGGAAAACCCGATAGGGTTGTAGAGTGCATAAAGATCATCCTTGATCTTATATCTGAG TCTCCCATCAAAGGACGTGCACAGCCTTATGATCCCAATTTTTACGATGAAACCTATGATTATGGTGGTTTTACAATGATGTTTGATGACCGCCGTGGACGTCCAGTGGGATTTCCCATGCGGGGAAGAGGTGGTTTTGACAGAATGCCTCCTGGTCGGGGTGGGCGTCCCATGCCCCCATCTAGAAGAGATTACGATGATATGAGCCCTCGTCGAGGaccacctccccctcctcctggaCGAGGCGGCCGGGGTGGTAGCAGAGCTCGgaatcttcctcttcctccaccaccaccacctagaggggg AGACCTCATGGCCTATGACAGAAGAGGGAGACCTGGAGACCGTTACGACGGCATG GTTGGTTTCAGTGCTGATGAAACTTGGGACTCTGCAATAGATACATGGAGCCCATCAGAATGGCAGATGGCTTATGAACCACAG ggTGGCTCCGGATATG attattccTATGCAGGGGGTCGTGGCTCATATGGTGATCTTGGTGGACCTATTATTACTACACAAGTAACTATTCCCAAAGAT TTGGCTGGATCTATTATTGGCAAAGGTGGTCAGCGGATTAAACAAATCCGTCATGAGTCGGGAGCTTCGATCAAAATTGATGAACCTTTAGAAGGATCCGAAGATCGGATCATTACCATTACAGGAACACAGGACCAGATACAGAATGCACAGTATTTGCTGCAGAACAG tgtGAAGCAGTATTCTGGAAAGTTTTTCTAA
- the HNRNPK gene encoding heterogeneous nuclear ribonucleoprotein K isoform X2, whose product METEQPEETFPNTETNGEFGKRPAEDMEEEQAFKRSRNTDEMVELRILLQSKNAGAVIGKGGKNIKALRTDYNASVSVPDSSGPERILSISADIETIGEILKKIIPTLEEGLQLPSPTATSQLPLESDAVECLNYQHYKGSDFDCELRLLIHQSLAGGIIGVKGAKIKELRENTQTTIKLFQECCPHSTDRVVLIGGKPDRVVECIKIILDLISESPIKGRAQPYDPNFYDETYDYGGFTMMFDDRRGRPVGFPMRGRGGFDRMPPGRGGRPMPPSRRDYDDMSPRRGPPPPPPGRGGRGGSRARNLPLPPPPPPRGGDLMAYDRRGRPGDRYDGMVGFSADETWDSAIDTWSPSEWQMAYEPQVEYHSYYSYAGGRGSYGDLGGPIITTQVTIPKDLAGSIIGKGGQRIKQIRHESGASIKIDEPLEGSEDRIITITGTQDQIQNAQYLLQNSVKQYADVEGF is encoded by the exons atggaaactgaacagccaGAAGAAACCTTCCCTAACACTGAAACCAATGGTGAATTTG GTAAACGCCCTGCAGAAGATATGGAAGAGGAACAAGCATTTAAAAGATCTAGAAACACTGATGAGATGGTTGAATTACGCATTCTGCTTCAGAGCAAG AATGCTGGGGCAGTGATTGGAAAAGGAGGCAAGAATATTAAGGCTCTCCGTACAGAC TACAATGCCAGTGTTTCAGTCCCAGACAGCAGTGGCCCCGAGCG CATATTGAGTATCAGTGCTGATATTGAAACAATTGGAGAAATTCTGAAGAAAATCATCCCTACCTTGGAAGAG gGCCTGCAGTTGCCATCACCCACTGCAACCAGCCAGCTCCCGCTCGAATCTGATGCTGTGGAATGCTTAAAT TACCAACACTATAAAGGAAGTGACTTTGACTGCGAGTTGAGGCTGTTGATTCATCAGAGTCTAGCAGGAGGAATTATTGGGGTCAAAGGTGCTAAAATCAAAGAACTTcgagag AACACTCAAACCACCATCAAGCTTTTCCAGGAATGCTGTCCTCATTCCACTGACAGAGTTGTTCTTATTGGAGGAAAACCCGATAGGGTTGTAGAGTGCATAAAGATCATCCTTGATCTTATATCTGAG TCTCCCATCAAAGGACGTGCACAGCCTTATGATCCCAATTTTTACGATGAAACCTATGATTATGGTGGTTTTACAATGATGTTTGATGACCGCCGTGGACGTCCAGTGGGATTTCCCATGCGGGGAAGAGGTGGTTTTGACAGAATGCCTCCTGGTCGGGGTGGGCGTCCCATGCCCCCATCTAGAAGAGATTACGATGATATGAGCCCTCGTCGAGGaccacctccccctcctcctggaCGAGGCGGCCGGGGTGGTAGCAGAGCTCGgaatcttcctcttcctccaccaccaccacctagaggggg AGACCTCATGGCCTATGACAGAAGAGGGAGACCTGGAGACCGTTACGACGGCATG GTTGGTTTCAGTGCTGATGAAACTTGGGACTCTGCAATAGATACATGGAGCCCATCAGAATGGCAGATGGCTTATGAACCACAGGTTGAGTATCATAGTT attattccTATGCAGGGGGTCGTGGCTCATATGGTGATCTTGGTGGACCTATTATTACTACACAAGTAACTATTCCCAAAGAT TTGGCTGGATCTATTATTGGCAAAGGTGGTCAGCGGATTAAACAAATCCGTCATGAGTCGGGAGCTTCGATCAAAATTGATGAACCTTTAGAAGGATCCGAAGATCGGATCATTACCATTACAGGAACACAGGACCAGATACAGAATGCACAGTATTTGCTGCAGAACAG tgTGAAGCAGTATGCAGATGTTGAAGGATTCTAA
- the HNRNPK gene encoding heterogeneous nuclear ribonucleoprotein K isoform X1 — protein METEQPEETFPNTETNGEFGKRPAEDMEEEQAFKRSRNTDEMVELRILLQSKNAGAVIGKGGKNIKALRTDYNASVSVPDSSGPERILSISADIETIGEILKKIIPTLEEGLQLPSPTATSQLPLESDAVECLNYQHYKGSDFDCELRLLIHQSLAGGIIGVKGAKIKELRENTQTTIKLFQECCPHSTDRVVLIGGKPDRVVECIKIILDLISESPIKGRAQPYDPNFYDETYDYGGFTMMFDDRRGRPVGFPMRGRGGFDRMPPGRGGRPMPPSRRDYDDMSPRRGPPPPPPGRGGRGGSRARNLPLPPPPPPRGGDLMAYDRRGRPGDRYDGMVGFSADETWDSAIDTWSPSEWQMAYEPQGGSGYDYSYAGGRGSYGDLGGPIITTQVTIPKDLAGSIIGKGGQRIKQIRHESGASIKIDEPLEGSEDRIITITGTQDQIQNAQYLLQNSVKQYADVEGF, from the exons atggaaactgaacagccaGAAGAAACCTTCCCTAACACTGAAACCAATGGTGAATTTG GTAAACGCCCTGCAGAAGATATGGAAGAGGAACAAGCATTTAAAAGATCTAGAAACACTGATGAGATGGTTGAATTACGCATTCTGCTTCAGAGCAAG AATGCTGGGGCAGTGATTGGAAAAGGAGGCAAGAATATTAAGGCTCTCCGTACAGAC TACAATGCCAGTGTTTCAGTCCCAGACAGCAGTGGCCCCGAGCG CATATTGAGTATCAGTGCTGATATTGAAACAATTGGAGAAATTCTGAAGAAAATCATCCCTACCTTGGAAGAG gGCCTGCAGTTGCCATCACCCACTGCAACCAGCCAGCTCCCGCTCGAATCTGATGCTGTGGAATGCTTAAAT TACCAACACTATAAAGGAAGTGACTTTGACTGCGAGTTGAGGCTGTTGATTCATCAGAGTCTAGCAGGAGGAATTATTGGGGTCAAAGGTGCTAAAATCAAAGAACTTcgagag AACACTCAAACCACCATCAAGCTTTTCCAGGAATGCTGTCCTCATTCCACTGACAGAGTTGTTCTTATTGGAGGAAAACCCGATAGGGTTGTAGAGTGCATAAAGATCATCCTTGATCTTATATCTGAG TCTCCCATCAAAGGACGTGCACAGCCTTATGATCCCAATTTTTACGATGAAACCTATGATTATGGTGGTTTTACAATGATGTTTGATGACCGCCGTGGACGTCCAGTGGGATTTCCCATGCGGGGAAGAGGTGGTTTTGACAGAATGCCTCCTGGTCGGGGTGGGCGTCCCATGCCCCCATCTAGAAGAGATTACGATGATATGAGCCCTCGTCGAGGaccacctccccctcctcctggaCGAGGCGGCCGGGGTGGTAGCAGAGCTCGgaatcttcctcttcctccaccaccaccacctagaggggg AGACCTCATGGCCTATGACAGAAGAGGGAGACCTGGAGACCGTTACGACGGCATG GTTGGTTTCAGTGCTGATGAAACTTGGGACTCTGCAATAGATACATGGAGCCCATCAGAATGGCAGATGGCTTATGAACCACAG ggTGGCTCCGGATATG attattccTATGCAGGGGGTCGTGGCTCATATGGTGATCTTGGTGGACCTATTATTACTACACAAGTAACTATTCCCAAAGAT TTGGCTGGATCTATTATTGGCAAAGGTGGTCAGCGGATTAAACAAATCCGTCATGAGTCGGGAGCTTCGATCAAAATTGATGAACCTTTAGAAGGATCCGAAGATCGGATCATTACCATTACAGGAACACAGGACCAGATACAGAATGCACAGTATTTGCTGCAGAACAG tgTGAAGCAGTATGCAGATGTTGAAGGATTCTAA
- the HNRNPK gene encoding heterogeneous nuclear ribonucleoprotein K isoform X5, whose amino-acid sequence METEQPEETFPNTETNGEFGKRPAEDMEEEQAFKRSRNTDEMVELRILLQSKNAGAVIGKGGKNIKALRTDYNASVSVPDSSGPERILSISADIETIGEILKKIIPTLEEGLQLPSPTATSQLPLESDAVECLNYQHYKGSDFDCELRLLIHQSLAGGIIGVKGAKIKELRENTQTTIKLFQECCPHSTDRVVLIGGKPDRVVECIKIILDLISESPIKGRAQPYDPNFYDETYDYGGFTMMFDDRRGRPVGFPMRGRGGFDRMPPGRGGRPMPPSRRDYDDMSPRRGPPPPPPGRGGRGGSRARNLPLPPPPPPRGGDLMAYDRRGRPGDRYDGMVGFSADETWDSAIDTWSPSEWQMAYEPQVEYHSWGRGSYGDLGGPIITTQVTIPKDLAGSIIGKGGQRIKQIRHESGASIKIDEPLEGSEDRIITITGTQDQIQNAQYLLQNSVKQYADVEGF is encoded by the exons atggaaactgaacagccaGAAGAAACCTTCCCTAACACTGAAACCAATGGTGAATTTG GTAAACGCCCTGCAGAAGATATGGAAGAGGAACAAGCATTTAAAAGATCTAGAAACACTGATGAGATGGTTGAATTACGCATTCTGCTTCAGAGCAAG AATGCTGGGGCAGTGATTGGAAAAGGAGGCAAGAATATTAAGGCTCTCCGTACAGAC TACAATGCCAGTGTTTCAGTCCCAGACAGCAGTGGCCCCGAGCG CATATTGAGTATCAGTGCTGATATTGAAACAATTGGAGAAATTCTGAAGAAAATCATCCCTACCTTGGAAGAG gGCCTGCAGTTGCCATCACCCACTGCAACCAGCCAGCTCCCGCTCGAATCTGATGCTGTGGAATGCTTAAAT TACCAACACTATAAAGGAAGTGACTTTGACTGCGAGTTGAGGCTGTTGATTCATCAGAGTCTAGCAGGAGGAATTATTGGGGTCAAAGGTGCTAAAATCAAAGAACTTcgagag AACACTCAAACCACCATCAAGCTTTTCCAGGAATGCTGTCCTCATTCCACTGACAGAGTTGTTCTTATTGGAGGAAAACCCGATAGGGTTGTAGAGTGCATAAAGATCATCCTTGATCTTATATCTGAG TCTCCCATCAAAGGACGTGCACAGCCTTATGATCCCAATTTTTACGATGAAACCTATGATTATGGTGGTTTTACAATGATGTTTGATGACCGCCGTGGACGTCCAGTGGGATTTCCCATGCGGGGAAGAGGTGGTTTTGACAGAATGCCTCCTGGTCGGGGTGGGCGTCCCATGCCCCCATCTAGAAGAGATTACGATGATATGAGCCCTCGTCGAGGaccacctccccctcctcctggaCGAGGCGGCCGGGGTGGTAGCAGAGCTCGgaatcttcctcttcctccaccaccaccacctagaggggg AGACCTCATGGCCTATGACAGAAGAGGGAGACCTGGAGACCGTTACGACGGCATG GTTGGTTTCAGTGCTGATGAAACTTGGGACTCTGCAATAGATACATGGAGCCCATCAGAATGGCAGATGGCTTATGAACCACAGGTTGAGTATCATAGTT GGGGTCGTGGCTCATATGGTGATCTTGGTGGACCTATTATTACTACACAAGTAACTATTCCCAAAGAT TTGGCTGGATCTATTATTGGCAAAGGTGGTCAGCGGATTAAACAAATCCGTCATGAGTCGGGAGCTTCGATCAAAATTGATGAACCTTTAGAAGGATCCGAAGATCGGATCATTACCATTACAGGAACACAGGACCAGATACAGAATGCACAGTATTTGCTGCAGAACAG tgTGAAGCAGTATGCAGATGTTGAAGGATTCTAA
- the HNRNPK gene encoding heterogeneous nuclear ribonucleoprotein K isoform X4, translating to METEQPEETFPNTETNGEFGKRPAEDMEEEQAFKRSRNTDEMVELRILLQSKNAGAVIGKGGKNIKALRTDYNASVSVPDSSGPERILSISADIETIGEILKKIIPTLEEGLQLPSPTATSQLPLESDAVECLNYQHYKGSDFDCELRLLIHQSLAGGIIGVKGAKIKELRENTQTTIKLFQECCPHSTDRVVLIGGKPDRVVECIKIILDLISESPIKGRAQPYDPNFYDETYDYGGFTMMFDDRRGRPVGFPMRGRGGFDRMPPGRGGRPMPPSRRDYDDMSPRRGPPPPPPGRGGRGGSRARNLPLPPPPPPRGGDLMAYDRRGRPGDRYDGMVGFSADETWDSAIDTWSPSEWQMAYEPQGGSGYGGRGSYGDLGGPIITTQVTIPKDLAGSIIGKGGQRIKQIRHESGASIKIDEPLEGSEDRIITITGTQDQIQNAQYLLQNSVKQYADVEGF from the exons atggaaactgaacagccaGAAGAAACCTTCCCTAACACTGAAACCAATGGTGAATTTG GTAAACGCCCTGCAGAAGATATGGAAGAGGAACAAGCATTTAAAAGATCTAGAAACACTGATGAGATGGTTGAATTACGCATTCTGCTTCAGAGCAAG AATGCTGGGGCAGTGATTGGAAAAGGAGGCAAGAATATTAAGGCTCTCCGTACAGAC TACAATGCCAGTGTTTCAGTCCCAGACAGCAGTGGCCCCGAGCG CATATTGAGTATCAGTGCTGATATTGAAACAATTGGAGAAATTCTGAAGAAAATCATCCCTACCTTGGAAGAG gGCCTGCAGTTGCCATCACCCACTGCAACCAGCCAGCTCCCGCTCGAATCTGATGCTGTGGAATGCTTAAAT TACCAACACTATAAAGGAAGTGACTTTGACTGCGAGTTGAGGCTGTTGATTCATCAGAGTCTAGCAGGAGGAATTATTGGGGTCAAAGGTGCTAAAATCAAAGAACTTcgagag AACACTCAAACCACCATCAAGCTTTTCCAGGAATGCTGTCCTCATTCCACTGACAGAGTTGTTCTTATTGGAGGAAAACCCGATAGGGTTGTAGAGTGCATAAAGATCATCCTTGATCTTATATCTGAG TCTCCCATCAAAGGACGTGCACAGCCTTATGATCCCAATTTTTACGATGAAACCTATGATTATGGTGGTTTTACAATGATGTTTGATGACCGCCGTGGACGTCCAGTGGGATTTCCCATGCGGGGAAGAGGTGGTTTTGACAGAATGCCTCCTGGTCGGGGTGGGCGTCCCATGCCCCCATCTAGAAGAGATTACGATGATATGAGCCCTCGTCGAGGaccacctccccctcctcctggaCGAGGCGGCCGGGGTGGTAGCAGAGCTCGgaatcttcctcttcctccaccaccaccacctagaggggg AGACCTCATGGCCTATGACAGAAGAGGGAGACCTGGAGACCGTTACGACGGCATG GTTGGTTTCAGTGCTGATGAAACTTGGGACTCTGCAATAGATACATGGAGCCCATCAGAATGGCAGATGGCTTATGAACCACAG ggTGGCTCCGGATATG GGGGTCGTGGCTCATATGGTGATCTTGGTGGACCTATTATTACTACACAAGTAACTATTCCCAAAGAT TTGGCTGGATCTATTATTGGCAAAGGTGGTCAGCGGATTAAACAAATCCGTCATGAGTCGGGAGCTTCGATCAAAATTGATGAACCTTTAGAAGGATCCGAAGATCGGATCATTACCATTACAGGAACACAGGACCAGATACAGAATGCACAGTATTTGCTGCAGAACAG tgTGAAGCAGTATGCAGATGTTGAAGGATTCTAA